In Coprothermobacter sp., the DNA window CCTCCTCTCTGCGGAGGAGGCCCCTCTTGCGCTCTGCTCGCTGTCCCGCCCCGGTTTTCTGGACTACACGCTTTCGCTTCCCATGAAACTGGCCAAGACGCGGCACAAGGCACCCGTTGCCATAGCAGAGGCACTGCAGCCTGCTGTCGCAGGCATGGCCTGCGCAGGACTCGCGGAGGCAGTCGCCCCCGGCTACATCAATATTCAGCTTTCGGATTCGTTTGTGGCCGGTCAACTGAGTTCCATGCTTGGTACAGATCCCGCCATGCTGCTCCAGAAGGCGGGGAACGGCCAGAAGATCGAGGTGGAGTTCGTGAGTGCCAACCCGACAGGACCCCTGCACGTGGGCAACGGCCGTGGAGCAGCGCTCGGATCGGTGCTCGCCACCCTTCTGGAGACCCAGGGATATGATGTGGATCGCGAGTACTACGTCAACGACTATGGGTCGAAGATGAAGCTCTTCACGGAGTCGATAGCGCACTACCTCTTTCCGATGATGGGGCTGGAGCATGCCATGCCTGATGAAGGGTACCATGGGGCATATGTGCCGGACCTGGCCCAGGCCATTTATGATCGACAAGGGTCGGAGCTGCGTTCTATGCTTGAAGAACAGCGCCTTGCTGCCATAGAAGAGGACGGGAAGACCCTTGTGCTGGCATCGATTCGCCAGGCACTTGAAGAAATGGGAGTCTCGTTCGACACCTGGTTCTCGGAACGGTATCTCATCGAGAACGGATGGAATGATCGCGTTCTTCAGCAGTTCCGGGATCGAGGTGTCGTCTATGAGAAGGACGATGCCGTCTGGCTGCGCTCGACCGATTTCGGCGACGACAAGGACAGGGTGCTTGTACGGCGTGATGGAGAGCCGACTTACACACTCACTGACGCGGCCTACCACTTCAACAAGTTCCATCGCGGGTATATCAAGAGCATTGATGTCTTTGGCGCGGATCATATCGGGCATATCGTCCCCATGCAGGCCCTCATGAAGAGTCTCGGACTGCCCGATGACTTCCTGGAGGTCATCATCTACCAGATCGTGCACTTCCTGCGCGGTAGGCAGCGTGTCGTCCTCTCCAAACAGACAGGCGAGATCATCGAGCTGGCCGACCTCGTACGTGAGGTGGGCAAGGACCAGGCGCGCGTTTTCTTCCTCCTTTCGTCGGCCGACTCTGAGCTGGAGTTCGACCTTGAGGTTGCCAAGGAGAACTCACTCGACAACCCGGCATACTATCTCAAATACACCTATGCCAGGCTTTGCAGCGTGGAGCGTCAGGCACGTGGTATCGGAGCTGTCGTCCCTTCCGTGGCAAGCCAGGTTGACGTTTCGCGGCTGAAGACTTCTGAGGACCGTGAATTGGTGAAGTGCCTGCTGAAAGCGCAGGATGAGGTCGATGATGCCGCAAGGACGAGACAACCCCATCGGATCCTGTATCTCGCAAGTGAGCTTGCCAAGTCGGTCAACGCATTCTATCAAAAAGAAAAGGTCATCCAGGAAGACGCAGGCCTGGCACAGGCCCGCATGCTGCTCGTGCTGGTCTCACAGCGTCTCCTGCAGGCGTATGCCCACGTTCTGGGCGTCACTCTCCCCGAATCAATGTAATTGAGCTCCCCGCGTCTGTGCGGTGAGCACGAAGTGAGGTATGCATGAAGAATATCCGTAGACTGCGGCTTGAAGCGTTCATACGTCGTAGCGTCGAGGGTCAGCTGATCATGATGGACGACCCCGACCTGCGACTCTTGACGGTGACTCACATCGAGCTGTCGAACGATACGCGCTTGGCGAAGGTTTACGTTTCGAGTCTGTCGAATGACGAGAGTCATCAGAAGGCCCTCATGGCAGCCCTGTCCAGGGCCTCGGGCAAGTTTCAGCAGAGGCTGGCGACGGATGTCTCGATGCGTTTCACCCCCCTTCTTTCGTTCCATTTCGATCAAGGGTTCGTGAAGGGGACTCAGGTTGTCGAACTGCTCACTGAGCTCGAGAAGAACGAGAAGAAGGATCCCGCGGATTCATGAGGGGCGCTGGTCTCGACGTCATTGCATCGAGGATTCGCGATGCGAGTGATGTCTTTCTGTTCACCCACGAGTTTGCCGACGGCGATGCTCTGGGCTCCGTGGTGGCGCTTACGCTGTATCTGCAGGCAATGGGCAAGAGTGTTCATGCGTTTGTTCCTGGCAAGATCCAGAGTGTCTACCGGTTTCTTGCAACAGATGAACTGCTGAACACCATGCCCGCTATCCAGGCCACGGCTCATATTAGCGCCGCGCATGTGACGTGTCTCAGCGCAGATGCCGCCGATGTCGACCGTCTGGGTGAGTGGAAATCTCTGTTTCTCTCCGGGGCAGAGCGTCTGGTGATCGACCACCACGATACGAATACAGGCTTTGGCGAGGTGTTCGCCATCGACGGTTCGGCCAGTTCGTGCTGCGAGGTTCTGTTCGACCTGTTCAACGTGATCGACCCCCAGCTTATCGACGCCAGGATCGCATCCGCGCTCTATACCGGTCTGGTTGCGGACACCGGGTCATTCCAGTACGCCAATACGAGGGCTCTGTCCCTGGTGCACGGAGCTCAGCTGGTCGAACTGGGCGCGTCACCCGATGAGATCTCCCGTAGCATCTACGAATCCAAACCATACGGAAGCGTACGACTCATGGCTGCTTCCGTGGCAGTCTCGCGCCTCATGTATGGCGGGCAGGTGGTCGTATCCTACGTGACGCGGACCATGCTTGAGGACTCGGGCGCGCTGGATGAGGACACGGAAGGCATCACAGACGAATTGCGGCGAATTGCAGGAACAAGAGCGGTCGTGCTGTTCAAAGAGGCATCAGATGGCTCGGTCAAGGTCAGCTTCCGCGGGAAGTACGGGTTCGACGTCAAGCGCATAGCAACCGCGTTTGGCGGCGGCGGTCACTTGCTCGCCGCCGGCTGCACCATCACGAGTGACCTCGGCGAAGCCGAAGTGCGCATTCTCGCGGAGCTGGACAGGTACCTGGGGCCTTCTAGAATTTGAAACTTGTGCTGATGTCGTAGACCACCGGCACGTGGTACATGGTCTCGCCGGTGAGCATCTTGATGATTGCAAGTACAGAAATGAGCCCTGGCAGGAACCAGAACCAGCCGGCCACGAACCTGATCAGTGGAATGCGGCCCAGAACTGCGAGGATGACTTCCAGGATCAGCACAACGAGTCCTTGCGCCAGATGCAGGCGGAAGAACTCGTTCTTCTTATTGGAAAGAAGCGGGATGAGCCAGAGGATACCCAGATAGCACAGAATTCCAAAGACCAGATCGTTGTTGACGGTTCCACTCGACTGCTGCTCCACGGTCGTCCACCCCCACACTAGGATATCAGCATGCTACCTGATGGCGAAGCTGTGTCAAGGGTTTTTGACGCTCATGAGCGCTGAGGTGGGGCAGGGATTCAGATACTCCTGGATGCCGCATGCATGGCAACCTGTGTCACGGCACGTCGGGAGACGCTCGCCCTTCTCTGCCGACAGGTAGTCCTCCCGGAGGAAGTCTGTCGAAACCCCGGCATCGATGATTTGCCAGGGTAGTTCACTCTGCAGAGGAATACTGCGATACAGGAAGTCAGCGGGGTCGAGGCCTGAGGCGGCAATGGCCTGCCGCCACACATCAAACCTGAAAGACTCGCGCCAGGCGTCGAATGTCGCCCCGTTCTTCCAGGCTGTCTCGATGACCTGACCGACTCTGCGGTCGCCCCGGCTGAGAAATCCCTCGAGGAAGGCGATGCGCGGATCGCCAAAATCGATATGGAGCTTGCCCTTGAAGGCTCTGAAGCCTTTGCGGAGGTGATCGATCTTGGCATCGTACACCTCAGGCGTATTCTGGGCACACCATTGAAACGGCGTATCAGGGCGAGGCACGAACGGGTTGATGCTGAGATTGATGGCGATGTCCCTGCGGAAACCTTTGCCAAACGTGGTGATGCGGCTCACCAGGTCAACCATGGCATCGAGGTCCTGCTCCGTCTCAGTCGGAAGGCCGAACATGAAGTAGAACTTGACGAGATGCCAGCCCTTGCCAAAGACGGTCCGCAGCGTTTCAAAGATCGATTCTTCCGTGATGTTCTTGTTGATGACGTCGCGGAGGCGCTGGCTGCCAGCTTCGATGGCAAACGTCAACGAACCTTCGCGTGTCTGCTTGATCTCGTCTGCGAGATAGCCGGGGAAGTTGTCCATACGGAGTGACGGGAACGAAATGGCCACCTTGTGCTCTTCTCTGTACACGCGCACGAGTCTGACCAGCCCCGGCAGATCACTGTAGTCCGTGCTGCTCAGAGACAGCAATCCAACTTCTTCGTAGCCGGTGTTGGCGACGAGCTGCTCAAGCTGCTTCTGGATGGATGCCAGTGATCGCTCCCGGGTGGGGCGATAGGAGATGCCGGCTTCGCAGAAGCGACAGCCTCGCACACATCCACGGAACAGTTCGATGACGCCCCGGTCATGGACGAGCTCACGATACGGGACAATAGGGCTGACCGGAGCAAATGCGTCGTCGAGGCTCTCGACAACGCGCTTGCGCACGGTCGCCGGGACTCCCGATAAGATGGGTTCGGCGACAACGTATGGCGCACCGCCAAGGGCAGAGCGTGTTTTGTACAGGGATGGGACATAGACACCCTCGACGCCGCGCGCCAGTGTTTCCAGCGCATCGTGACGGCTTGCTCCGGTTGCGCGCGACGCTGCAAGATTCCGCACGATTTCCGGCAGGAGGTCTTCGCCATCGCCGATACAGAATGCGTCCACGAAGTCGGACATGGGTTCGGGGTTGAACGTGCAGCTGCCGCCGGCAATGACGATCGGCCACTCGGTTCGATCCTCCGACCGTACGGGGAGCCCGGCCAGGTCAAGCATGTTGAGCAGGTTCGTATAGACGAGTTCCGTACCGAGGCTGAAGGCAATGACATCGAACGAGCCCAGCGGCTGGCGGCTTTCGAGAGAGAACAAGGGAACCTCGTGCTCTCTGAGCCAGGCCTCCAGATCGTGGAACGGGGCGAACGCGCGTTCCACGACGACACTGTCGATGGCGTTGAGAAAGTGATAGAGGATCTGGATGCCGTGAGACGACATGCCGACCTCGTAGAGGTCCGGGTAGCTGAGCGCGACCCGAAAGCGACCCTCCCAGTCCTTGTGGACGGCATTGAGCTCATTTCCTGCATATCGAGACGGGCCTTCGAAGCGTTCGAGAGAGTGCATATCCATGCTAGAACCTCAGTTCGTCGCGGGTGCGGTAGACGCTCACGACGATCGAGGCGGCCGCAACCTGCGTGAGCAGGGAGGATCCGCCATAGCTGATAAACGGCAGTGGGATGCCGGTGACGGGCGACAGCCCGATGGTCATGCCCATGTTCACGGCAGCTTGCAGAAACCACATGGCTCCTATGCCTATGACGATGTAGCGAGCGAAATCATCGGTCAGCGATCGAACAATGAGAAACGTTGACCAGAGGAGCATGACGAAGAGAAGAACGAGCAGCGCACTGCCGGCAAACCCAAACAGCTCTCCGACGAGAGAGAAGACGAAGTCGGCATACTGGACAGGCACAAACGAAAGAGGCGCCTGGGTGCTTCCTTTGATGCCACGACCCCAGATGCCGCCTGATCCGGTGGCTACGATCGACTGGATGACGTTGTAGCCATCACCGAGCGGGTCTGCCTGTGGATTCAGGAAGGTCTCGATGCGTGTACGCTGATATGGCCTGAGGCTGAGCCACACACCGCCTGCTGCAAGTGCCAGGACCAGTCCCAGAACCAGCAGCTGGCGGCCGGTGAGCCGGAAATGAGCCAGCATGACGACAGAGATCCCGAGCAGGAGGCTCGCGGATCCCAGGTCCGGTTGCTTCATGACCAGAAGAACGGATGGCACGACAGCGGCCACGACAAGGAGAATTTTCAGGCCCGTGTTGAGCTTCTTCTCGGGGAGCGTCAGGATGAACGCGACGACAAGGATGATGACCAGCTTCTGTATCTCACTCGGCTGAAGGCCAAATGACCCAATGACAGGGATCCAGCGCCGTGAACCGTACATGCCGCGCCCGACGAACAGCACTGCCACCAGCAGCCCTGTCTGAATGACGTAAACCGGGATCGTGAGAAACCGGAAAACCCGGTAGTTCACGAATTGCAGCATGACTGCAATGGCCACACTGAGGCCAAGCAGCAGGAGCGTCTTCAGAAAATAGGAGTAGAAACTGCCGAAGTGCCCAAGCGTGTACCGCTCTGCAAGGCTTGCGGCATAGAACGTCGCCAAGCCGAACCCGATGAGGAGCACGACGCTTGTGATGAAGACGAGCGGAAGGCGATGGGGCTTCACAGGGCGTTGCTACTCCAGAAAGCGTGTTTCGACGTTCAGCCGGCCTTGAGTGGCGCTCGCCACGTAGTAATGACCGCGCATGCCAGCCGGGGCCAGATGAAGGACGGCGCTTGCCTTGCCGATCGAAAGTGAAGTGCCACCAGCGACCTCGAGGCACGTGATGATCGCATCCGAAGTCCCCTGGGTGCCAGCCAAGACGGTTCCCCTGATGGCGCCGAACACGAAACAGGAACGCATGGTCTCGACGCGTGATCCCTCGAGAACGGAGCCGACCACGACGACATCCTTGGTCGTCTGAATGACTTCGCCTCTGATGAGGTCACGAGCGATGATCAAGGCTGTCTCAGGTGGAGGGGTGCTCTTCTTCGATTCCCGTATGCGGTAGTTGGTGATGCCCAGGTTGTCGCCCACGACCTTCCGCAGATCCTTTTCCAGCTTGGTCAGCGTCTTGAGGCCGCAAGCCCGGTTTTGCAGGTCGACCCTGAGCTTGAGCTGAGGAAGGATCTGATGCTGGGCGGCTGCTTGGACAACGAGCACGTGCGAGGCTTCCTTCCACGTTGCCTTGGGATTGACGAGAGCCAGGATTTCCGTTTGGTTCCCCTTGAACACGACGGTGTTTGTCGGACTAGTTGCTGACATTTTCCCCTCCGTACAGATCAAAGTACTGCTGCAACATGCGGTGAACGAGTGGAGCCATACTGGTACTGCGCTCGTAGGGCGAGTTCTCGAACATGAGAAGGACCGCTACCTGGGGATTGTCCATCGGTGCGAATGCTACCAGCCATGTATGGTACAGATTCAGCGTACCGGTTTCGGCCGTACCGGTTTTTGCGCAGACCTCGATGCCCCCGACTTGAATGCGTGTCATTCCGCCAGTCTTCGAAACGAGATTGAGGCCTTTCTTCACGGTCGCCAGCGTGGCCACGCTTATGCCGAGTGTGTCCTGAACGACAGGTGTCGTCAGCGTCTCCGCTTTGGTGATGGGGTCGACCGAAGCCTTCAGGAAGTGAGGGCGCCAAAGAGTCCCGTTCATCGCGATCGAACTGAAGATGGAGATGTTGCGGATAGGCGTTTCCAGCATGTATCCCTGGCCGATGCCCATGTTCATCGTATCTCCTTCGTACCATGGTTCGTTGTACCTGTCGAGCTTCCACTCTGGTGTCGGGTAGAAACCGGTCCTCTCGCCAGGAAGATCGATGCCGGTGGGCTTGTCGATGCCAAATCTGCGCGCGTAGGTGGCCAGTGTCTCGATACCAACCAGGCGGGCAACGGTGAAGAAGTAGCTGTCGCAGGAGTCGGCATAGGCCCTGTAGATATCTTCGTTGCCATGGCCACCTGGCCAGATCCAGCACTTGAACAGCCGTCCTCCGACCGCCAGCCCTCCACCACAGTAAATGATGGTTCGGTCCGTAATGGTGTGCGTTTCCAGCCCCGCCGTTCCGGTGACGACCTTGAACGTGCTCGCCGGGGGGAATGAACCTGCAATGGCCCGGTTGAACAGAGACCCTTTGACGGACCACGCCTTCCAGTCTTCGGTGGAGATCCCGGAGATGAACTTGTTCGGGTCGAACGTGGGCGCGCTTGCCAATGCGAGGAGGTCTCCGTTGCGTGGGTCCATCATGATCGCGGCACCCTGGTTGCTACCAAGAAGCTCTTCGCACGTCTTCTGCAGACGGGCATCGATGGTCAGGATGATACTCTTTCCAGGTGCAGCGGGCTTCTCCTGCAGCGTTTTCACGGCTTTGCCGCCGGCATCCACTTCGATGAGTTTTTGACTCTTCTGGCCGCGCAGCAGTGACTCGTATTGCAGCTCGACGCCTTCCTTGCCGATCGTGTCCTTCATGACATAGCCGTCAGCTCGCAGCTTTTCGAGTTCAGTTTCGCCTATTTCACCGGTATATCCGAGGACATGTGCCGCCAATGTTCCCTGGGGATATGATCTCCTGGTCGACATGACGAGCTGGATGCCAGGCAGGTCTGGTTCCTGTTCCGCAAGCTTCAATGCAACGGGTTTGCTGACGTTGCGAGCGACGGTGATGGGCGTGAACGGCCCGACGCCGGCCTCTTTCACGATGCCCTTGAGAGTCTGAAGCTTCGTGCCTGTCAATTGGGCTACGATGCCCAACTCCTGGTCAGCGTTCTCGAGGTCGTAGGTTGTCACGACGATGTCGAACGAGGGGACGTCGGTTGCGAGAACGATCCCGTTCCTGTCGCGGATTTCGCCCCGTGGGCCTGCCGTACTGATGATGCGAAGACGGTTGTCTTCCGCGACTCCTGCATAGTAGGTGCCCTTGACGACCTGCAGAAAGTAGAGGCGGGCGATGATACCCAGCAAGATCAGCGTGAAGACAACGGTAACCGCAAGGAATCGCCGAGTTTGCCGGTACTGTTGTAGCTTATCCATGACTCTGCTCGAGTGGCGAACGCCTGAGGAGGTAGCGGGACCCCGCGAGCCCCGTGACGGCTGCCGCGACGAAATACCAGAAGAGGGCCACGAGACCGGGAGCAGCACTGCCTCTGGCGAAGAGGGCGAGAAGGATTGCCACGACCGCATAGGCGCCCGTGAAGGCTATGCGAGCCAGACCAGGTGCAAGCTGCTCGATGTAGGGCGAGGTGCCCGTGACGAGCAGAAGCAGCAGGGCAGTCGGCAGCCCCCGCGACTGGCTGAAATATGAAAGAAGGAGTGTGTTGAAGAGTCCGGCAGCAACGCCGAAGGGAGTGGGATGACGTACGCTGTAATAGAAGACGATGGCCGCCGCCACGAGGAAGCCGAAGGCTCCCGCGCCCGGGGCATGCAACGCAACGCTGCAGAACAAGGCAAACACGAATGCTTCCATGGACAGAACCCCTGCCAGGATGGCATACTGCCGTTTCAGGTTCATTTCGAGCCCTGTGTGACCAGAAGGTAGCGTGTCGCCCAGACGGCTGCAAACGGGCGCAGGACGAGCCGTGTCGCGGTGTCGCTGGTCAATGTATCCACTCTGCCGATAGGGATGTTGGGAGGAAAGGTTGCTGAGCTGCTGGAAGTGACGACGATGTCACCCGCCTGGAACTGGGGCAGTGGTGAGATGTATGACAGTTCACAGTACTCTCCGTCGGTGCCCTTGATGAGCACATCCTCCCCGGTTCGGCGGTTGATGCCGGAGATGACGCACCTGCTGTCGAGCAGCGGGATCACTGTGGCAGTGGATGTGAAGGCGCCCCGGACCTTGCCATACACGTAGGCTTGGCCGGTGAAGTCTGCGACAAACACTCCGGCGCCGTCGGTTACCCCGAGGGCTGTTCCGTGGTCTATGAACACATCCAGAGAGCGCATACCCATTGCTCTTCCCGTCACCTGGGCAAGGACACTCTTGACCGGCAACTGTTGTTGGACCGACAGCTGCGCTTGCAGCTGTTTCAGTTCGTCGTGATCGCCGAGAGCGAGACGAAGTCGAGCATCGAGATACTGGTTCTCGCTGCGGAGCGCCTCGTTCTCAGCGTAGACACCTCGGGCAAACGCCAGGGCGTGCCCATATGCAGCCACACTGTCAGTTGCTGCGGAGACAGCCCTGCCAAGCGTCCGGGCAACGCGTTGGACTCCGCTGAGTGCAAGGCTTCCAAGCGTAACCCCATAGGACGCCAGTCCGATGATGGTTGCCAGCGCAAGGAACAGCGCTATGAACAGAAGGCTGGTGGACCTGCGGGTAGGCTTCCGTACCGGACCGGGCATTCGCTATATCAGAACCTCGTGCAGCAAATCGTAGTTTTCGAGGACCTTGCCTGCGCCCTTGGCGACACACTGCAACGGATCCTCTGCGATGGTGACGAGAATGCCCGTACGGGTGGAGATGAACTTGTCAAAGCCCATGATCAGCGCGCCACCGCCCGACAGCATGATGCCGCTATCGATGATGTCCGCCGAGAGTTCGGGCGGGGTCAGCTCGAGTGCCGACTTGATCGTCGCGAGAATCTGCTCCAAAGGTTCCTTGAGTGCGTCGCGAATCTCCTCGCTCGTGACTTCGACCGACTTTGGCAGGCCATTGATCAGGTCTCTGCCCCGTACTTCATAGGTCTTCTCGCTTTCGAGCGGATATGCCGAACCAATGGCGAGTTTGACTTCCTCGGCCGTCACATCTCCGATGAGCAGGTTGTAGCGGCGGCGGATATGCGTTGCGATGGCTTCTGTCATCTCGTCGCCTGCAATGCGCAGTGATCGCGATGTGACGATACCCTTCATCGAGATGACCGCCACCTCGGCGGTACCGCCGCCGACATCGACGATCATGACTCCGCGGGCGTCAGCGACGGGGAGGTCGGCGCCGATGGCGGCTGCCATGGGTTCCTGGATAAGCTTTGCCTCTCGCGCACCAGCGTTGAGGGCTGCGTCAATGACCGCCTTCATCTCAACTTGGGTGATACCGGACGGGATGCCGACAAGCACACGTGGACGGGCAAAGAGACCTGTTCCGGAGGCTTTTCGGATGAAGTATTCAAGAAGCTTCTCTGTTACCGTGAAGTCTGCGATGACACCGTCCCTCAGAGGACGTGTCACGGTAATCGACTGGGGCGTGCGCCCCGCCATCTTCTTGGCGTCGTTGCCAACGGCAAGCACAGTCCCGGTCTTGGCATCGGTCGCCACGATGGTAGGCTCGCGGATGACGACACCTTTGTTCTTGACATATACAACCGTGTTTGCAGTACCAAGGTCTATTGCCAGGTCTCTAGAGAAAAATGCCACGAATTACCTCCTCACATCAACATGCAGCTCAGTACACAGCGCGTAGAAATCACTCATCGTGAAACCGATGATCGTGTCCATCGGCCCGTCAGTTCGTTCAATGAAACTTGCGGCCAGTCCCTGGATGGCGTACGCACCGGCCTTGTCCCGATATTCGGGGTTGCTCAGGTAAGCCTGTCGCTCATGCTCGCTCAGGCGTCTCATGAACACGCGCGCCATGGATATTCTGGCAGCTTCCGCCCTTTCGGGCATGAGCACAGCTGCCATGGCAGTAATAACGCGGTGTTCGCGCCCTTCGAGCAACGCGAGCATATCGCGAGCTTGAGCTTCATCGAGCGGCTTTCCCAGGATGCGGCCTTCACAGGCGACGACAGTGTCGGCGCCAACGACTAGCCCAGCGTCCACACGACCACTTCCGGATCTTGCCTTTGCCAGTGCGTTTTGTGCTGCAGAGTCCTCGGGTGCGGCGTCCAGCATGACTTCGTCCGTGTCAGTCTCCACGACCAGAAACGGTATACCCCAGTCGGCGAGCATGTGAGCTCTGCGTGGCGAACTCGAAGCCAGATAGAGGTTCATATGAGCGTCGAGAAGAAGAGAAACAGCAGTGCAAGCCCCGCAGTCCCCAGGTTCATGTTGAGCGTGAAGCCCAGTCGCAGCTCCATGAAACCAAGCTGGAGGGTGAATTCGGGAACGCCAAAATGGAGACCCGCCCGCATGAAGGGGTAGTACGCGCCCAGTACTTCGCCCAGCACGGATCCAAGGATGGCCCCCACAATCACAAAAGCTATCGATATCGTTCGTTCTTTTCTTCTCACCGCTGCTCCAGAGGTACACTGCCATGAAGGGCTCGGTCGAGTCGAGTCAGAACGGCAAGCGACACACCACCGATCAGATATCCGGCCGCTCCGCCCGCCACCACCAGCACCGGCAGATAATACCATAGTGTACCCACAGTATTGGTAATCAACAAGAGCAGGTATTGCGACACATTGTTGCAGACACCTCCTATGGTACTCACGGTCGGCAGCCCAATATGCTTCCCGAACGCCTTCCGCAGGATGACCATGACGATGACGGCCCCGAGACTACCACTGAAGGAGAGCAGCGAAGTGATGGTCATCAGATTCCCCTTCATGATACCCGTGGCCAGGACTCGCAGCACCACGAGTGCGACAGTCGCGAGGCCTCCGTACATCTCCAGACACAGCATTGTGCTTATCTGAGACAGTCCCAGCTTGGCGCCCGGCAGGAACGACAGTGGAGGGTCGAAGTAGTTGATGACGATCGCAACGGCGGCTAGCAACGCAAATCGCAGGGTATCCCGCGTCGTACAGCTCTTCCTATTGGGCGAGAGCATCGATGCCGGTCCCTTTTCGTTCGATGGTGATGACCATGCGGTTGGGTACACAGATGATCTGGTCGCCGGGGCTCCGGGCCGGAACGGTATGCACGCAGATGTGGTCCGTACACGTCGATTCCGTGACTCGGATGGAGCCCTTTCCATCAGTTGCGATCACGAGTGGCCCCAGCACACCCGTTATGTGCAGCGTTTGGGGTTCGCGTGACATTAGATCGACCGTCGCGACGACCTGGCCGTCCACGCGGATAGTTGCCACGGTGCCGCGTGTACGGTGCGTGACGATCCAGAAGACAACGACAAGTGCCATGGCGGTGAGGATGACTACCGCGGTGATTCGATCACTCCGCTTCATTGAGCAGTTGTGGGCACGAAGGTAATCGGCCCAAGTGTGGACCGTGTTCCAGCAGCGTCGACGATGACAATGCCGACGGCCCCCTGGTTCTGGGCCGCTGGGAAGAGCGAACGCTGAGTCTCGGCTGTTGAGCAGAAGAAAACTTTGCCCAGAGCATCACCGACGGCTCCGTGCATGGATTCTATGTCTGTGATGACCGTGACGCTCTGATTGAGGGTCCCCGGGTATCCCGTCGATGGGTCGATGATGTGACAGTATCTTGTGCCATCCCGCTCGAAGTACCGCTCATAGTCTCCGGACGTAGCCACAAAGGCATCCCCTGATTGAACGTAGCCGATGATCCCCTGGCCACGCGGATCGCGAATGCCGATCTTCCAGTCGTGCTTTCGACCGCCGCTATACAGCAGGAGGTTGCCGCCGAAATCGACGATCACCTGTCGGGGCTGGGGTTTGACGGTGTGGAGGTATTCCTCCATGACGTCCAGCGAGTAGCCCTTGGCAATACCGCCCAGGTCGATGCGGGCCCGGGAGTCTCGAATCTGCACGGTGGTGTCGGAGAGCGTCAGCTGATCTGAGTGAGAATAGGCGAGCGTATCCGATATCTCCTTGGCAGCAGGGACTCTGAAATCCTTGGTCGAGAAGCCCCAGAGCGATGAGACGGGCGAGATCGCTATGTCAAACGTCCTACCATGGTCGATGGTTTCCACGGCTATGGCGGCTTTCAGGAGCGTTGCATATTCCGGTGAGACGGACACCGGTCCTTTGCCGGCGGCCGTATTCACGCGAACCGTCTCGGACCCGGACTTGTAGTAGCTGGTCAAGCTGTCGACGCCGGATGCCAGAGCATGGAGATGCTCGTTGATCGCGGCGGCATCGCCTCCGGTGGTCTTGACGGTGAGGACCGTGTCCATGAGAAAGTATGTGGACGTAACCGGCTCAGGTGATGTGCGCAGGGCGAAGAACGTCGCCAGTCCTGCTCCGATGACGATCAGTGCCACAATCGGGGCAATCGCCTTTCTCAAGGTGTCTCCTTGTCGAGTGTCAATCCAACGTCC includes these proteins:
- the mrdA gene encoding penicillin-binding protein 2, whose protein sequence is MRSWQSFSPSSPEAVLLPVSWPSSGISSRQPSRGSRGPATSSGVRHSSRVMDKLQQYRQTRRFLAVTVVFTLILLGIIARLYFLQVVKGTYYAGVAEDNRLRIISTAGPRGEIRDRNGIVLATDVPSFDIVVTTYDLENADQELGIVAQLTGTKLQTLKGIVKEAGVGPFTPITVARNVSKPVALKLAEQEPDLPGIQLVMSTRRSYPQGTLAAHVLGYTGEIGETELEKLRADGYVMKDTIGKEGVELQYESLLRGQKSQKLIEVDAGGKAVKTLQEKPAAPGKSIILTIDARLQKTCEELLGSNQGAAIMMDPRNGDLLALASAPTFDPNKFISGISTEDWKAWSVKGSLFNRAIAGSFPPASTFKVVTGTAGLETHTITDRTIIYCGGGLAVGGRLFKCWIWPGGHGNEDIYRAYADSCDSYFFTVARLVGIETLATYARRFGIDKPTGIDLPGERTGFYPTPEWKLDRYNEPWYEGDTMNMGIGQGYMLETPIRNISIFSSIAMNGTLWRPHFLKASVDPITKAETLTTPVVQDTLGISVATLATVKKGLNLVSKTGGMTRIQVGGIEVCAKTGTAETGTLNLYHTWLVAFAPMDNPQVAVLLMFENSPYERSTSMAPLVHRMLQQYFDLYGGENVSN
- a CDS encoding rod shape-determining protein (functions in MreBCD complex in some organisms), yielding MAFFSRDLAIDLGTANTVVYVKNKGVVIREPTIVATDAKTGTVLAVGNDAKKMAGRTPQSITVTRPLRDGVIADFTVTEKLLEYFIRKASGTGLFARPRVLVGIPSGITQVEMKAVIDAALNAGAREAKLIQEPMAAAIGADLPVADARGVMIVDVGGGTAEVAVISMKGIVTSRSLRIAGDEMTEAIATHIRRRYNLLIGDVTAEEVKLAIGSAYPLESEKTYEVRGRDLINGLPKSVEVTSEEIRDALKEPLEQILATIKSALELTPPELSADIIDSGIMLSGGGALIMGFDKFISTRTGILVTIAEDPLQCVAKGAGKVLENYDLLHEVLI
- the maf gene encoding septum formation protein Maf translates to MAVYLWSSGEKKRTNDIDSFCDCGGHPWIRAGRSTGRVLPLHAGGSPFWRSRIHPPAWFHGAATGLHAQHEPGDCGACTAVSLLLDAHMNLYLASSSPRRAHMLADWGIPFLVVETDTDEVMLDAAPEDSAAQNALAKARSGSGRVDAGLVVGADTVVACEGRILGKPLDEAQARDMLALLEGREHRVITAMAAVLMPERAEAARISMARVFMRRLSEHERQAYLSNPEYRDKAGAYAIQGLAASFIERTDGPMDTIIGFTMSDFYALCTELHVDVRR